In one window of Paraburkholderia phymatum STM815 DNA:
- a CDS encoding L-serine ammonia-lyase, which produces MAVSVFDLFKIGIGPSSSHTVGPMRAALMFAQGLERDALLENTASVKVDLYGSLGATGKGHGTDRGVMLGLLGDAPDTVDPDTIAARLEQVRVSRTLALLGTHVIPFMQKDHISFYRQALPEHPNGLKLRAFDANGETLREATYLSVGGGFVVTAGAPNTKVLAAVDQLPHPFRTGAELLEMCKTTGKSIAQLMWDNERAWHTDEETRTGLLKIWNVMQSCVARGCGINNPDAEGNLPGPFQVKRRAPQLYRGLTGNPERALQDPLSMVDWINLYAIAVNEENAAGGRVVTAPTNGAAGIIPAVLHYYTRFMPHATEQGVLDFLMTAAAIGILYKLNASISGAEVGCQGEVGVACSMAAGALAAVMGGTPLQVENAAEIGMEHNLGLTCDPVGGMVQIPCIERNAMASVKAVNAARMALRGDGSHYVSLDSVIKTMRETGADMKTKYKETSRGGLAVNIIEC; this is translated from the coding sequence ATGGCAGTCAGCGTTTTCGATCTCTTCAAAATCGGCATCGGTCCGTCGAGTTCGCACACGGTCGGTCCCATGCGCGCAGCGCTGATGTTCGCGCAAGGGCTCGAGCGCGATGCGCTGCTCGAGAACACGGCATCGGTGAAGGTCGACCTGTATGGATCGCTCGGTGCAACGGGCAAAGGCCACGGCACCGATCGCGGCGTGATGCTCGGCCTGCTCGGCGACGCACCCGACACCGTCGATCCCGACACGATCGCGGCGCGCCTCGAACAGGTTCGCGTATCGCGCACGCTCGCGCTGCTCGGCACGCACGTCATCCCGTTCATGCAAAAGGACCACATTTCGTTTTATCGGCAGGCGCTGCCGGAACATCCGAACGGTCTCAAGCTGCGCGCATTCGATGCGAATGGCGAAACGCTGCGCGAAGCGACGTATCTGTCGGTGGGCGGCGGCTTTGTCGTCACTGCGGGCGCGCCTAACACGAAGGTGCTTGCCGCCGTCGATCAGTTGCCGCATCCGTTTCGCACGGGTGCGGAGTTGCTGGAAATGTGCAAGACCACGGGCAAGAGCATTGCGCAACTGATGTGGGACAACGAGCGCGCATGGCATACGGACGAAGAGACGCGTACGGGCCTGCTGAAAATCTGGAACGTGATGCAATCGTGTGTCGCGCGCGGCTGCGGAATCAACAACCCGGATGCCGAAGGCAATCTGCCCGGGCCGTTCCAGGTGAAACGCCGCGCACCGCAGCTGTATCGCGGGTTGACGGGCAATCCGGAGCGCGCGCTGCAGGATCCGCTGTCGATGGTCGACTGGATCAATCTGTACGCGATCGCCGTCAATGAAGAAAACGCAGCGGGCGGCCGCGTGGTCACCGCGCCGACCAACGGCGCTGCGGGCATCATTCCCGCCGTGCTGCACTACTACACGCGCTTCATGCCGCACGCTACCGAACAAGGCGTGCTCGACTTTCTGATGACAGCCGCCGCGATCGGCATTCTCTACAAGCTGAATGCGTCGATTTCCGGCGCGGAAGTGGGCTGCCAGGGCGAGGTGGGCGTCGCATGCTCGATGGCGGCGGGCGCGCTCGCGGCCGTGATGGGCGGCACGCCGTTGCAGGTCGAGAACGCCGCCGAAATCGGCATGGAGCACAACCTGGGCCTCACGTGCGATCCCGTCGGCGGGATGGTGCAGATTCCGTGCATCGAGCGCAATGCGATGGCGTCCGTGAAGGCCGTGAACGCGGCGCGCATGGCGCTGCGTGGCGACGGCAGCCATTACGTATCGCTCGATTCCGTCATCAAGACGATGCGCGAAACGGGCGCCGACATGAAGACGAAGTACAAGGAAACGTCGCGCGGCGGTCTCGCGGTAAACATCATCGAATGTTGA